The Macrobrachium rosenbergii isolate ZJJX-2024 chromosome 46, ASM4041242v1, whole genome shotgun sequence genome has a window encoding:
- the LOC136830435 gene encoding uncharacterized protein: protein MDVNLNIIMSYVIKIKLPDQIKLKSSRVQVGTLSVNTQGQKTCKRSILPTTTIALKGRRRQMVRLRGLLDTCAERTFIKRTALAEVQYKSRGIEKVALRGYLTSKPVDEYEIVNVSVPHRGRLINMDCIVVDDLPEYVKRFNVKRNLRALCKTKNGLADKDFDLPVEQQAPIELLVGVDNVYNLLHPRFRKFGYLILLPTIFGYVVTGTCSAPTMEETHVTILKLAMKEFDIGATQEPEPNVKTDLDTLWNLDKLGIDCSELKEHDQKVLKDFESTITYSETDKHYVVALPWKTNKRRLPTNYGVALGRVKQQCVKFQKDNDYLNHYQKILKDQEDRGFSNTVVDCHYLAHHGVRKDSATTPIRIVFDCSLRQGKEGLSLKDCLWTGPHITTDLLKVLLQFRTNTFACVSDIEKAFLMVQL, encoded by the coding sequence ATGGATGTAAATTTAAACATCATTATgtcttatgtaataaaaatcaaactcCCGGATCAAATAAAGCTAAAGTCAAGTAGGGTGCAGGTAGGAACACTTTCTGTAAATACACAAGGCCAGAAGACTTGTAAAAGGTCTATTCTCCCAACTACTACAATCGCGCTGAAGGGTAGAAGACGACAAATGGTGCGTCTTCGAGGCCTATTGGATACTTGTGCAGAAAGAACTTTCATCAAAAGAACAGCTCTAGCAGAAGTGCAATATAAGTCTAGAGGTATTGAGAAAGTAGCCTTGAGAGGTTATTTAACCAGCAAACCTGTTGATGAATACGAGATAGTGAATGTATCTGTACCTCATAGAGGTAGGTTGATCAATATGGACTGCATTGTGGTGGATGATCTACCAGAATATGTCAAAAGGTTTaatgtcaaaagaaatttgagggcattatgtaaaacaaaaaacggTCTAGCTGATAAAGACTTCGACCTACCAGTGGAGCAACAAGCACCCATCGAATTGTTGGTAGGTGTAgacaatgtatataatttattacacCCGAGGTTCAGAAAATTCGGATATTTGATATTGTTGCCAACGATATTTGGTTATGTGGTAACAGGTACATGTAGTGCTCCCACTATGGAGGAGACTCATGTAACAATACTAAAGCTAGCAATGAAGGAATTTGATATTGGGGCTACTCAAGAACCTGAACCTAATGTAAAAACTGATTTGGATACCTTGTGGAATTTAGACAAACTGGGTATTGATTGCAGTGAACTGAAAGAACATGATCAGAAAGTTCTAAAGGATTTTGAAAGTACAATAACATATTCTGAGACTGATAAACACTATGTTGTGGCTTTGCCATGGAAGACCAATAAGCGAAGGCTTCCAACCAATTATGGAGTGGCATTAGGCCGGGTAAAGCAACAATGTGTCAAGTTTCAAAAGGACAACGACTACCTGAACCACTATCAAAAGATCCTGAAGGATCAAGAAGATAGGGGGTTCAGTAACACGGTTGTGGATTGTCACTACTTGGCACATCATGGCGTGCGCAAGGACAGTGCTACGACTCCCATCAGAATAGTATTTGACTGTTCTCTGAGGCAAGGTAAAGAAGGGCTGAGCCTTAAAGACTGTTTGTGGACTGGACCACATATTACAACAGACCTACTCAAAGTCCTACTGCAATTTCGAACAAACACCTTTGCTTGTGTCAGCGACATCGAAAAGGCTTTCTTGATGGTCCAACTGTGA